ATCTATGCACATCTTGATGTATCGTATGGGAAAGATATCATAGGTTTGCAATCATTCCTTAAGTAGCTATCACTCGGTAACATGTCCTGCCTCGTACTCACATGTTCTTTGTTTATGTGACAGATGTATTTATATTAAGGTCGAGAAGCAACCTATATAGAGTGTGACATGTCACGGTACAGGTTATTCAGGCAACCTGgaagaatttttgaaaattttgattgatGATGGCACCAAGATTGCATCAATATTATCTCAAGGCAGTAGCAGATCAAGGGCTGATCGCAGTCGGCAAGCACTTGTGCATATTACAACTGTTAAATGAACCATCCTTGTCAACCCCTCCCTCCATTAACATTTAGTGTATGTGATTATCTTGGGGACAGTTGATGTTAACATTTTTAAGGATTCTCAAAAGCATGCAACATACACCGGCTCAGGACAATTGATGTTTTCCCCTCACTTTGTTACTTCTCTCTAATTATCTGAATGGTCGTGCAGTTTGGATTTATTGCTTTAGCACTGTTGATATTTGAAGTTCTTCTATTGTCAATCTATTAGCCCCATATGTCTCCTGGTCTAGCATGAATGTCACTCATTTTCTCATGAACACCGTTGGTGTCATGGTTCCATCAATTTCCTTTAGAATAAGGTTGATGTGGTTAAATCTCCTTGTGTTTGTAAGTGGTGTTCGTCCTCTTGTTTAAACTTAAATGCGTAGTTGCTACAAGATTTCTAAAAGATACAGAACAATGAGAGCTGCATGGAGAAGATTGCAAACACAAATACTAGGGTTTCTTTGATCTGACACTGATGTTACCTGCTTTGCACTCCTGTTAGGTGCTTTAGGTAGTCCATCGTCGGTCAGTCTCTCCCCGGTCATTGTCGGTGTTGAAGCAAATTACAGTTTACTTTTAGCAGCACTATCTCCAAATTGATCTGCTCTATCGTTTAGTTTCTGCAGATAAAAACAATTCAGAAAAAGAACTGGTTGCTTTATCATAGAACTTTTGATATTGTCCAGAGAACTTTCTGCATTTGCAGATGATAAATAACTGAACAGCTTTCGGCGATGCTTTTGTAGCTACCTCTTTGCACGTTaagctccttttcttctttttcagtggGAAGGCTAGAAATGCTGCAAGAGCTGTGGAAATCTGATGCTTGTCAAGATAGAATCAGCTGGTAGGGCTTTGTGGTGgcttttttttcacttgaaataAGATAACAAGACCATCTTCTTCCCAGTTACCTCATTGTGCACTATTATTATAACCTTTAATcgcttgtttttcttttgattcaagCGGGAGGCTTGATGAGTCTTAGACAATACAATGGGATGGCTATCTCCTAGGATCCCATATCTCCTCTCCAGGTGGCTTTTTAtctaggtttgttttttattgtattattataatctcaaacaaatatcttgatataaaatttttaaaaggtaCAAAATAATAGGAGGATCCAAGTTTCTGCCCTCATTGATGCATGTTCTACACTCAAACATgattaattatgtatttttttattttttaaatagcttgAATGgataagttttttcttcttgttgttgaaaACTCATAACGAATTAATAGCAATTACATTACAAAAATCACAAGAATAGATCCTTTGCCCGCATCATTACAGTTAAGTTTTGATCTCGGTGCATCGTCAATACATGACATGTATGATCATCAAGAtaaagagcgtgtttggcagtgttgtaatagttgtttttcaaataacttttcgtgctgaaatgcatatcaatgattttttttcattttttaaaaatcatttttgacatcaacacgtcaaaacgatccaaaaagtacaaactacacttaattttaaccaaaaaaaattaatttttttggaaacacaGGTTGAACCTCGTTCTCAAACAGCCCAAAAGAAAACAAGCTaaatttacataataaaattgaaattgatgaattaatggaGGCATGTAACATCCTCCTACCAAAACTCTACTTTTCCTACGTAcgttataaattattataacatGCCCCCTGTTGCCTCTTCAGTTTTATCATctaatattatgattattataattttttttattaatattaatatttgaaataactTATACGTACCTCAATTAATTCCAGAGCTctgaaattaaatcatataaatttttaataattattatattagaaaCTAAAAGgttggaatttaaaaaaacaaaaaaacaaatttcttgatcataaatttttattactaaattatttattaaataattaaaaccatagttattattattaatagcgATAATGGTGATGGTCGTCATCTGTATAGATGTTGTTCCTTGAGAATCAAAATCCAAGAAGATAATTAAATAGTAATGAACGTAAGCAAAACACTAAACTCCCATCACCACTTTAATATCCTTGGAGGAGGAGATTAATGCCTGTATGTTTGAGCTCATATGAGATTTTTAACTTTATAAAGGTTCCCTCGCACGTTTGAGGTCAGCTTTTTTACTTTTGAGgacttctttcttatttttttcacttttttttccttcttttttctgtcAGACAAGGGGGGGATACAAATTGTTAGACATGTAGAGTTGATCTTTGTGGATAAGTCAGTGAATcaatttgaaagtttatttagCAGTGtggttgttattattttttaaataattttttatgttaaaatatgtattaataatatttttttattttttaaaaaattatttttatatctgcacattaacataatttaaaaatactaaaaatatattaatttaaaattaataaaaaatttaaaaaaaatcaaatttttttaaaaatatttttaaaacacaaaaacaaaactgtTACCTTTACGATCATCTACTAATCTCACAACCATGAAGTATACTGCTTggatcaatgaaaaatatttaccaaaaatataaaatttactgCGGCACTGGAGAGAGTGTAACGTGTATTGCATTGCCCTTCATCAAATTAGCTAAGAGGAATACTAAACTCGGggtaaaatgttgttttttttcatgtgatttatttattatttttgtttttaaatagaggtacaagggttttttttcattctttagaAAAGTAAAATACTTCCGTtgtccttcaaaaaaaaatatttataacgtGAAGCGTTATCTAGTGGCCTTTTTTAACAAACTCAGGTCTAATAACTATACTCTAACCCTCAAATTAGAAGTgtagtttttaatttacataaaGTTCTTTGCAAATTGAACTTTTATTTAAGCTATGAAAAACCCACTTGCAGACAATGTGGGCTAGAATATCGTGGACCACATGAATGCAatcatcataaaattaaatcatatatttttttaagaaaaataataataataataataaaaaagacttgAGGCAAAGACATGCACAGTTTCTCCAATGATTGGATGGAGAAACAGCAGCCTCCCCGCTGTCCTCTTGTTTAATCATTTGTATGGAATAATATGCTTTTAATTAGATAccatttaattttggttttatatatgCACCATTAAAACAAAGtcattaattaaatgtttttttttaatttaaattctccaaaaaaaaatcaagttaaactaGTATCGTAGCATTCAAGGTATATGAAGATACCACCTAAGCTCAGATTAACAAAAATGGATAAAGAcaatttatattgattttgtgttagtttatgtattttttaaaatgttttttaaattatttttcatctaaaaatatattaatttaatgattttagttattgtttaataattttaaatatttttttaatatattttcaattaaaaaaaaaactcattacaCCACATTACTATGCGGCTGTGTTTCATGGAAAACGCAACGCGCAGccgtttggttaaaaaaaaaaaaaaatttattgtttactGGGCCCACTTGAATTTTGCGTTTTTAATGCAGGAAACGGAAAGCAGgaattttatgctttttttttactgttcatgctaattgcactgttcattattttactgttcatgttaattgcactgttaaatgaacagtgcaattaacatgaacagtataTAGTGtatactgttcatgtgaacagtgcagtagaactgcactgttcactcaaaaccagtgaacagtgcaattctcttgcactgttcacttgcctgcgtcttttttttttttttttttttagtgtgtgttattttttttagtgtgttatttttttaacattttaaaaaaataaattagtttagagtgaaatttatacctgataatattttatctaattttattacatgctaaaaatattataaaaaatatagtttttgtttgatgtatttcgtatgtaatgaaattgtaaatggttttatggaataataaaaaaatattttatataaagtatgatttatttcatgataaaatagcaatagttaaatctacaatatttaaattaaaaatcataaatactaatatatatttttaaaattattttataacctcaattttaaaattatttttaaccaaacacattaaactactttttctttaacttcaatttcaaccacagttttaaccaaacacttattttttcaaaccaaactcaactaaaagtactttttataaaacaactttttttaaatcacaaccataacagctaccgcaatgccaaacacactctaaatatACACCGACTTGAGTTCGAAAATTTTCTTAGTTCAAGCGTCCATATTTACTGACATGTCAAACATGATCTATTAAAATAAGTTaacttgtataatttttttataaatataattttttactattGTAAAATAAAGGAGaacatgatttatttcatttattatattttatgctGAGTTTTCATGTCAGTcatctctctatctctcttttgctatgtttctttctttttgctttatttcatgcttttttttttcttacgtaCAGTGATGCAAAAATGTACTTGACAGCTTTAATAAAAACTTCACCAAACTTTAATGGGGTTTGCAAGCTTTAACCTATAGTcgggtttaatttatttttgatgtctCTGCTACCTAACAATATTCCTGTGTGCTGACATGAACTTGcctctttaattaattactaatatgattaattataaatattccaCGAGCTTGGGTCATGGTCTAACACATGAATTTCAACAAAGCTGAGAAGGATTGAATTGACATAAAACATTAAGAATTAAGAGAAGACTGTGAAAGAAACATTTTCATGTACTTGAATGTCTTTTTTGACTTCggaaatttaatgtttaattaatgtCTTAAAAAAAGTGGAAGATGCGCATGGTTGCTTAATGAATATTATAAGATAAGCtatgcttaaattttttaatacaaatcgTGAAAgcaatttttaatgaatttcttttaaatgtGTTAGTCTGATTAGTATGATGCAGagaaatatatctttaatatagcttaaaaataaatataatattagtgattattttttttagtactttttaaaaatatatttatcttaaaaaatattaaattaattgtttttagtatattttgataattttaatgtgctaattttaaaaataaataaaaaattattttaatatattttcaagtaaaaaaatatttttgtaaaacatTATGCACTTTTAGAgagtaatataaatcatatcttgggatctcatttaatagtttaagtttttagatgaaaTAATATCAGAACTTTGTTGACCAAGCGGTCATGATTTCAAATATTACTATCTCTATtctatttgttaaaaattaagcataaaataacatgaatcacatcgataaattaaaaaacccaaatgatattatattacATGCTAATTACCTTAAATAAAGACATTTTAATAGCTGCCATTAGTCATTCATTGGCAAAATCAAGAGTAGTTAGTTTAGTCTTCTaattaatatactaataaaagTTGGAGCTCTACAAGTATTTATGACCTAATTCTACAATAATACATAATTGATGATAATTGATTTGAGATTGTGGGTCTAAGAATCGTAGTGCTCAAGTTCAAGCTCCTCAATTCCTAAGCCAATAATTAAGAAAAGGTAGATGCATCCATGTAGAATTAATGggaattaactttttttttcttttatataaatatatattacgTCATGCTGAGCATGAATATTCATCATCAATATATAGTAATCACAATAATTATGTTAATGACTCACAgtaatgatatatataattggCAAAAGGTGCAAAAAGTTTTTGGCAAATGAAAGACTTTTGAGTATCAGttgatttaattagttaaaatcaAGTCGCATTAAAGTCACAATTATTTAGTCTATTTTTAAAGTGCTACTATGCTTTTATCATAATCTTCTTGTTTGTGCtaactgaaaaaaattattctttgttattttcCCTTTAACACTACTCAGTTGCTATTGAACAGTTATGAGGATTAAATCCATGCATAGGGATGTTTTATTTCTGAGAATAAATGTCTTATTCCTTGCCAAAACCATGCATGAGATGATACTgacctaattaattttttcccgGCATTTAATGTGTTCGCTGCCCTTAAtagtaattagttttttttccattgattagcatttcaaaatagaaaattcaaattaaaaaaaaagatataaatgtaTTCTGCAGTGGGCAAGTTGTTTCCAAATGATACTTCAGGAAGCTTATTGTGAAGATCATGATCTTACAGATTGTGTTCTGCTTTCTCTATGGTGCTTTCTTTATGTTGTTGTTGGGTTGCCTTTTGAATCTCTAGTAGTTTCGTTGAGTTTTGCTGCTGTGAGAGTTTCTAAGGTTTCCTATTTTGCTAACATGGTTCTAACTTCTATCTAGTTTCAACTACTGTTTTCTTTATCTCGATAGTTTAATTAGGTTAGGTTAAAGCTGTTAATTTGATGCGATTAGagttgttttttaggttttgctCTAATTTTGTATGCTAACTTTCTATCCCCTTGCCTACTTTGGCAATAATACATGcgttaataaaaaagtaaaaaataaaaaatacaagaaagtatggtttttttttattcttattgtaTCTGTCTCTTCTATCCCTACGCTAGacttttaggttaaaaaaactaatatggcTTTATGCTAAGcttaattattactattatggTGGCCAAATTGCACCGCTAGACTAGCAAAATAGATTATTGGAATAAGGGGATTGCTTGTTCGgttaatattgttaaataatatttatatagtcttatttattaaaggTAGAATAAtacttttagtttaatttatatatactttatttgtatttaagttAAGCCTATAaacttcataatatacagattattcagaattctagcttttttttatatttaatcttaattatttcaacaaGTATGACTAGAAAGCTTCTACTTGCACATTTATTAGCAGTCCTCTTGATCAAAATATAAAGTTGTACCTGGCGAAAAGTTTCTGGTAaattttttgtctattttcttGTAGGGTATTGCTATGATTTTTCCACCACAAAACATCTTTATGATTTCTGAAAAGTTCTTAAGTTTTCATCAGGAGATCGCATCCTTCGAAGGTAAATAGTAGAATAGTTTGATGTTCTTGACAATATTATATTAAACTCATGTAATGTTTCTTGTACTCTACCCATAGGCCATGAACAAATCAATATAATTGTGTGTTCAGATACtaaggaacaaaaaaattaaccttaatTTCTAATGACAACATAGAGGTTGCATAGGTAAACCATGCACCTAGTAATCACCATAGAGTTtagcttaaaacaaattaaaatacatataagaatatttcaaatataatacaCAAGAAATTattcacattaacaaaataGGGATGACTATGACCCCCCACCCCAAGATATAATTATACTATGGATATCTATATCAATATAGCTTTGTACTTGGCCATGTCTGAACTCAAATGATATTTGAGTTTAGCAAAGGTTCTGCCTCTAGAGTCGTCAAGGGGGGCCTCGCCGATCACCCATGGACATAACTCTCTTCAGTCCAAAAGACACACTGACACACTTCTTTCCTTCCCACCTGCAAAGCAATGATCAAGTAGCAGCTATAGACATGCAAAGCaatagcagcagcaacaacaataatCAGCCTCAAACTAGCCATACATCAACAAGCCGGTCTTCGGACTCCGGTGAGGCCTGTGGAGGAGGAAACAAGTGGGCATCAAAGCTTCTTAGTGAGTGTGCAAGAGCAATCTCAGAGAAGGACTCTAGCAAGATCCACCACCTTCTATGGATGCTAAATGAGCTTGCCTCTCCTTATGGAGATTGTGATCAGAAATTGGCATCTTATTTCTTGCAAGCTCTATTCTGTAAGGCTACCGAGTCTGGTCAACGGTgtttcaaaaccctaacaacAGTAGCTGAAAAGAGCCACTCCTTCGATTCAGCTAGGAAACTGATACTAAAATTCCAAGAGGTAAGCCCGTGGACTACTTTCGGTCATGTAGCTTCAAATGGTGCAATTTTGGAGGCCTTAGATGGGGAAAGCAAACTTCACATAATTGATATCAGCAATACCCTTTGCACACAGTGGCCTACTTTGCTAGAAGCTTTAGCCACAAGAAATGATGAGACGCCGCGATTAAAGCTCACCGTTGTGGTAACTGCTAGCATTGTAAGATCAGTCATGAAAGAAATAGGCCAAAGAATGGAGAAGTTTGCTAGGTTAATGGGAGTGCCCTTCGAGTTTAAAGTAATTAGTGTGCTAAATCATGTAGGAGAGCTCACAAAGGAAGGACTGGGTGTTCAAGAAGATGAAGCAGTCGCGATTAATTGCATTGGGGCATTGAGAAGAGTTGAAGTAGATGAAAGAAGTTCTGTAATCCAGCTGTTCCGATCACTCAACCCTCGAGTTGTGACAATTGTTGAGGAAGAAGCTGATTTCACCAGCTCGAGATATGACTTCGTCAAGTGCTTTGAAGAGTGCCTGAGGTATTACACACTATATTTTGAGATGCTAGAGGAGAGCTTTGTCCCAACTAGTAATGAGAGATTGATGTTGGAGAGGGAATGTTCAAGGAACATAGTTAGGGTTTTGGCTTGTGATGAAGAAACTGGCGGAGGAGAGTGTGAAAGAAGAGAGCGGGGTGTCCAGTGGTCTGAAAGGTTAAGGGAGGCGTTTTCCCCCGTTGGATTCAGCGATGATGTTGTCGATGATGTCAAGGCATTGCTTAAGAGATACAAAGCTGGGTGGGCACTCGTGCTCCCTCAAGGAGATCATGAATCAGGAGTTTACTTAACATGGAAAGAGGAACCTGTAGTATGGGCTTGTGCATGGAAACCCTAAAAAGGTTATGGCCAGAACACCATCTCCATGCTCAGATTCAAGGCAATTTATTCACAAGATGGGAACGGCGAGCCATGAACAcatattgataattaattatagagTACTACTactttcacttttcatttcttcttcttattcatGCATATTTGTATCTTATGCACtccaacttttcttttcttatgttatATGCTTGGGAGTTTGTGTTGCTTTTCAACAACTCTAGataattgtatttgtttgaaggTGTTTGCACTTGTGCCTCTCTTTTGCAGTTCCATGGCATCCCTTTCCCTTTTGGCCTTGCCTCCTCAATATCTTTCTCTGCAATCCCATAGTGGGCAATTTGTAAGAAACATTAGCAATTCATCCATGTATTCATAGAAAGTGGTGATTTAATCGCATCCATCATATGATCATCAAGTTCTATCCATCCAAGAATATATAGCagttcctataaaaaaaaaaaagagagagagaattttcTGTTAGTCCCTTCCTTTATGTCCTAATGTATATTGACAAATCCTTAGTGGATTGTTGGTATAATTAAATTAGCTCATAACAGGTAAGCTCAAATATGCATGGGAAGAGTTTGGTGTGTAACTTATGTATTATTGCTGTCCTTGTTTTCATCTTCCTGCAACTCCCATGGCAAACACAAGAAACAAATTATGTAGAAGATCCTTCTTCAGTTCttatttgaatatttaatgTCTACCAAAACCTAACTCGGTGGTGATGCATATGCCTGactcattaaaaattaatttgggaaTTCATTATTG
This DNA window, taken from Populus alba chromosome 17, ASM523922v2, whole genome shotgun sequence, encodes the following:
- the LOC118038582 gene encoding protein SHORT-ROOT, with the protein product MDITLFSPKDTLTHFFPSHLQSNDQVAAIDMQSNSSSNNNNQPQTSHTSTSRSSDSGEACGGGNKWASKLLSECARAISEKDSSKIHHLLWMLNELASPYGDCDQKLASYFLQALFCKATESGQRCFKTLTTVAEKSHSFDSARKLILKFQEVSPWTTFGHVASNGAILEALDGESKLHIIDISNTLCTQWPTLLEALATRNDETPRLKLTVVVTASIVRSVMKEIGQRMEKFARLMGVPFEFKVISVLNHVGELTKEGLGVQEDEAVAINCIGALRRVEVDERSSVIQLFRSLNPRVVTIVEEEADFTSSRYDFVKCFEECLRYYTLYFEMLEESFVPTSNERLMLERECSRNIVRVLACDEETGGGECERRERGVQWSERLREAFSPVGFSDDVVDDVKALLKRYKAGWALVLPQGDHESGVYLTWKEEPVVWACAWKP